A region of the Arenibacter antarcticus genome:
ATTTTTGGTATTGGCAATTAAACTTTCGGTAATTTTCTTGCCTTTTTTAAGATCAGCATCCTTTAGGATTTCGGCAATCTTCCTCTTTTTAACTCCGTATACAGTAACGTCTGTAAGTGTTGGGCGCTCTATGATATTTAGTTCCAAAAACACATTTTCACCCTCAATATTGGTGATATAAAAGGTTATGTCCGTAAATAACTCCAAGCCCCACAGCTTACTAATTACCGCACTGATCTCATCGCCAGGCACAGTTATTGGTTGTCCTACCCTTAGTCCAGTATAGGTCTTTACAGTCTGCTCATTATAACTTTGGAGTCCAGTGACTTCCAAACCGCCAAGAATATATTGCTTCCCGTCCTCATAGGAAGGATCCTGAGCGTGGTTTATGGAAGTAAAAAAAAAGAAGGTTAATGCAGTAAAAAGGTTTAGGGCTATGATTCTTTTCATGCCTCTAGATAAGTTGTTCGCTTGTTTTTCCAAATCGTCGTTCTCTGTTCTGGTAATTTTTAATGGCTTCCAATAAATGATGCTCCGTAAAATCTGGCCAAAATACATCAATAAAATATAATTCTGCGTATGCAATCTGCCAAAGTAGAAAATTACTGATCCTATGCTCGCCACTAGTGCGTATCAAGAGGTCTACATCTGGCAAATTATGCGTGTAAAGATGGTTATTTATAATGGTTTCATCAATAATTTCAGGAGAAATTATATTATTTTTAACTTTGATAGCTATCTGCTGAATGGCATTCTTCAGCTCTTCCCGTGCACCATAGCTCAGCGCCAAGGTCAAGGTCATTCCTGTATTTTCGCTGGTTTTGGACATCACATCCAATAATTCCTTATGAGCCCTTTTTGGCAAAGTGGCTATATTCCCAATAGTATTTAATCTAATATTGTTCTTCTTAAGCGTTGCCAGCTCCTTTTTAAGAGAGGAAACCAATAGACGCATCAGCATATCCACTTCCAGTTTGGGCCTGTTCCAGTTTTCGGTAGAAAAGGTATATAGGGTGAGGAATTCAACGCCCAATTTCGCACAGTCTTCCACGGTCCTCCTCACGGTCTTCACTCCATTTTCATGGCCAAAAATCCTCAATTTACCTTGCTGCTTTGCCCACCTACCATTACCATCCATAATAATGGCAATATGTTTTGGCAGCGCTTTTTTGTTCTCTTCTGTTGTGGTAGTCATATATATGTTAGTCGAAGCAATCCTGACAAGGTTTTCTTCCAAAGGTATACGTAAGAGTTATACCGGAAAAAACATACCAATCATCACTGAAAATATTTCCAAATCTAAAGTTCTTATAATTGGACCCAGAGGGGTTACTAGCATCCAAATTATCTGTAAAGGTATACCTAGCCCCTATTTCTGCCCCTAAAATAAAAAACTGACTCAACCTGAGTT
Encoded here:
- a CDS encoding isoprenyl transferase, coding for MTTTTEENKKALPKHIAIIMDGNGRWAKQQGKLRIFGHENGVKTVRRTVEDCAKLGVEFLTLYTFSTENWNRPKLEVDMLMRLLVSSLKKELATLKKNNIRLNTIGNIATLPKRAHKELLDVMSKTSENTGMTLTLALSYGAREELKNAIQQIAIKVKNNIISPEIIDETIINNHLYTHNLPDVDLLIRTSGEHRISNFLLWQIAYAELYFIDVFWPDFTEHHLLEAIKNYQNRERRFGKTSEQLI